GACCTTGGCCTATATCATTGTCTTGGCCACCTTTTTACTGATCGGCATTACATTGTTCGGCTTGTTTATTAACAAACGACTCTCGCAAAAAGATACGGTCATTCAGGAAAGTGAAAGCTGGTATCGTTCCCTTTATAAAAATAATGAGTACGGGATTATTTCCTTAGATACAGGCGGATGTATTATCAAAATGAACCCAGCTGTTACGAAGATTGGTGGATTGCGGGAGGAAGAATTCATTAATCAACACGTATCGAAAATTGGCATGCATATTGTAGAGGAGAAAAGGGACATCACCAAAGATTCTTTTGCCCAGTCTTTTCAGCCCAATCGGAATAATTTTGAGACGACCATTTTTCATCCGAACGGAAATCGCGTAGAGTTGAGTGTACTCAATGTCCCGGTTGAGATTGAAGGAGAAGTGGTGGGGAATCACATCATTGTGAAGGATATTACCGAAGAGAATCGCGTGAAAGAAAAAATCAGATATTTAGCTTATCACGATGAGCTGACCGACTTGCCGAACCGAAGAAAGTTTAATCAAGTTCTTCATCAATCCATTGAAAAAAGCAGCCAAGATTTATCGAGCTTTGCCATCATGGTTATCGACATCGATCGTTTCAAAATGATCAATGATTCCTTGGGTCACTCCTACGGCGATATCTTTTTGCAGGGGGTCAGCGACAGAATTGCAAAGAGTGCGGAAGGGTACCACGCCACAATTGCCCGGATGGGTGGAGATGAATTTACCATCCTTTGCGAAACAGGAGCGGACCGCAGGGAAGCGGCGAGTTTAGCGGATAAGATCATTGAAGCGTTGAAACAGCCATTCTCGCTAAAAGACAGTGAGTTTTACATATCAGCGAGTATCGGAACGGCAATCTTCCCAGACCATGGAACGGATGCTGTCGCGCTACTCAAAAAAGCGGATACGGCCATGTACGAGGTGAAAAAACAGGGGAAAAATGGTCATCTGTTCTACACGCCCGAATTTGACGTCCAATTGCTGGAAAATATTGAAATAGAACGTGATCTAAGAAAAGCAATTGAACGAAAAGAGCTGGTGGTGTACTACCAACCTCAATTTCATTCGGAAAGTAATCGCATGATCGGAGTGGAGGCTCTCGTCAGGTGGAATCATCCTACCAAAGGGATGCTTTCACCAGGAGTGTTTATCCCTATTGCTGAAGAGACAGGGTTGATCTATGAGATTGGTACATGGGTGCTTCGCGAAGCGTGCAGGCAAATGAAGCAGTGGCATGATGGAGGGGGACCGTTGATACCCGTTTCCGTCAACTTGTCCTCCCATCAATTTCACCAACGGAACCTCGTCCAGTACATCAAAAATATCCTCGAGGAAACCAAGCTTGCCCCGCACTTTTTGGAGCTGGAAATCACGGAGAGCATGATGATGGATCCGGCAGTATCGATCAGTATCCTGCAAGAGTTAAACAAAATCGGAACGAGAATTAGCTTGGATGATTTTGGAACCGGTTACAGCTCATTGAGCTATTTGAAAAAGTTTCCGATTCACAAGCTAAAGATTGACCGCTCCTTCATAACAGACCTGTCTCGAAATGAAAACGATAAAGCCATTGTGGCCACCATCATTTCGATGGCAAAGCATCTGAAATTGGATGTGATTGCAGAAGGCATTGAAACGAAGGATCAGCTGGATATTTTAACCGAAAATCATTGCAAGGAAATTCAAGGGTACTATTACAGTCGCCCATTATCAGCGAATGAGGTGGAGCAAGTGTTTTTTGTTCCCATAAGAACGCATCTCAGCCAAGAAGCGTAAGCAAATAACTCCCTGTCTTAAATAGATGGGGAGCTTTTTTAAATGTACACAGCAGGAAATGTAAATTTGGGTATTGTATACCCTACGGGGGTATTGTAAAATGTAATCGAGATAAGTTTCCCAAAAACAAAGGAGGATGTAAAATGAATGTCACTTTGAACGTACAAGGAATGTCCTGCAATCACTGCGTTATCTCTATAGAAGGTGCTCTACAAAAACTGGAAGGGGTTAGCAAAGCAACGGTAAGCCTTGCTGACAATCAGGTAAGCGTGACTTTTGATGAATCTGTTGTTTCGCTGGAAAATGTGAAAGAGACGATTGAAGATCAAGGATACGATGTCGTATAAGCAAAAGTTGCGGGAAAGGCTGTGATTGTAGAATTGCAGCCTTTCGTATATCGATCAGTTGACCGAATATTACAAATCCAGATAGTGTAGGAGGAATGCTTTTTGAAGCGTGTACAGTTTGCCGTAAGTCCAGAAATTCGTGTCGGGGGTTCTGTGTTTACTCCTGCAGATATGATGGCAATCGGTCAAATCGTTGGCGAGGATGCCCAACTCGAACTTTCGATCTTTCAGCAGCTTATAGTCGAGATGAATGAAGAGAAGGCGGAGGCTGCCAAAAATGCGCTGCGTGACAAAGGCTTATGCGTGTACGAAACGGGCTCTGTTGTAAAGAATTTGTCAGTCTGTTCTTTTTGCAAAGGAGCGGAGATTGAAGGGCTTATGGCAGCGAGAAATTTAAATGACACGATTGCAGGGATGACCGTTCCTTTTACGATGAGAGTCGGTTATACAGGCTGCCCAAATGCCTGTGGAGAGCCGTTGGTAAAAGATATCGGGATCGTCAAGCGAAAAGAAACCTTTGAAATCTACGTCGGAGGCCAATCGAAAACAATGGAGGCCAGAACAGCCCAGCTCCTGATCGAGCAGGTGAAGGAAGAACAATTATCCACCATCGTCCAAAGCATCATTGCGTTGTATCAGACGCAAGGGAAAAAGAGAGAGAAGTTTTTCAAGTTTGTCGAGCGATTTGGATTGGAGAATGTCCGAAAAGAATTGGGGCTGTCTTCCTGACAGAGATGTGAATATTGTAGGATGATTAGAGGGGGAATCTTATTGTCAAATGCGGAATTGAACATTGTGCAGTCTTGTCATACATCTGATCGAAACAGTCATCATTCAGAAAAAACCAAGCAAAACTTGCAGGCGCGTCTCAATCGGATTGAGGGGCAGATTCGCGGGATTAAGGGCATGGTGGAGAAGGATGCTTATTGTGATGATGTCTTGAATCAAATTGCTGCAGTACAATCTGCCTTAAATTCAGTGGGACGTATCCTTTTGGAAGGACATATGAAATCGTGTGTGATTGAGCGCATCCAAGAAGGGGACAGTGCAGTCATTGACGAGCTGTTAACCACGATGAATAAGCTGATGAAATAAAAAGCTTCAGAAATGAAGCTTCAGACTGAAGAGAAACCCCCATTTTGGGGATTTCTTTTTGGTATTGTTCCAGCACGAAGTGCTGAAAAAGAGGATAGCCTGCACCTAACTTGCTTTCGCTAGGTGTAGTGCTATCTTTTTAATGTTTTGAACTGTTGCTGTCATCAATACCTGCTCTTGGACATTTTCACGTCCGCGTAACCTACAATAGCGAAGCCCATGCAGTTCTTTAGCATCTGCAAAGCTTCGCTCTATGGTTTGGTATCTTAATCTATACAAATATTTCCCTGATTTACTTAAACGGTTCTGTCGAACCCATTCCTTACTCTCTTCCCAAACGTGCCTGCTTATCACCTTTTGGTGATTTTTAGATCGGGTACACTCAGTAAGCCTTGGACAAGTTTTACAAATTTCTTTATTGGACTTATACATCCTGTATCCGTTTCGATCAGTAGTCGAATAAGTAAGCTTATGTTTTTGAGGGCATATGTACACATCGGACTCCAGAGCATATTTAAAACGCCATTTAGCAAAAAGGCCTTTAACAGGTGTAAAGGCACGATGACCGATGACAGCAAATACATTTATATCGTGAAGTGCCTTGCAGATTGGAGTAGTTAAGTAACCAGCATCTAATGCAATTGCTTCAATTGTATCCTTAAACCCAAACTTCTCGATTTGGAGATTCAGCCTATCTATGTAAGGAACGGAATCATGGACATTGCCAGCAGTGACATGGACATCGGTAATAATATTGTACTTATGATCGACGGTCCGGTGATCGAGATAGAAAAAGCCTTCGGGCTTGCTGTCTCGAACCATGTAGCCACTTTCTGGATCAGTAGTACTCACCTTGATTTCCTTTTCTTCCTTCACACCCTCTCTAGGCTTTAATCCTTTTTTCCATGTACTTCGCGGTCTTCATTAATTGCTGCCTCTAAATCTTTGAGATAGGCACGACTCGTTTTCTCGATGACATGCTTCTTAAATTTTCGTTTATTCGCATTTGCTTTAAGATGCGTGGAATCACTTATCAATACACGTCCAGCGACCATTCGATGCTGAATCGCCAAACGCACAATTTCATCAAAAATCTCCTGAAAAACATTTGTATTTTTAAAACGGGTTCGACGATTCCAACTGATTGTTGTGTGATCTGGAACTCGATCTGTTAAAGAAAGGCCAAGAAACCAACGGTAGGCGATATTAGTCTGGATTTCTTTTTCGAGCTGCCTCTCTGAGCGGATACCGTAAAGGTATCCAATGAAAATCATTTTAAATAAAACAATAGGATCAATGGAAGGTCTACCGTTATCCTCGCAATAATATTGACGTACTTTTTCTCGGATGAAAGAGAAATCTATATGTTTTTGGATGACCCTTAATAAATGGTCCTCTGGGACCAATTCATCGAGGCACACAAATTCGTAATGCATTTGCGGATTTTTATCATTGGAGGAAAGCACAATTATCACCTACTGTTAAATGTAATTATAAGAATTATAACAAATTAACGCGGTGTCGCTTTAAAATTAAGTGAAACAAAAATGGCTGTCGACTTTCTCGACAGCCTGAAGCTTCAGAAATGAAGCTTTTTATAATGGAGAAAGCGTGTGACGGTGCAAAATCTGGACAAGTTTTGAAATGAAGCAGGGGATGTTTTTCGCAGTAAAAAGACGAAGACGACGGTCTATGCATGAATTCAACGAGGGTGTCCTTTTCTAGTTCGTTTTGTCCTATTTAGTTGGCGTAGGACATACTTTACAATGAGGGGAATATACTCGGGGGTGGTATCTTGAGCGCGGTGTATCAGGTCCTGATCTACGTCAGTCTCGCTTATGCTTGCTTCACATGGTTTATTTGGCGACGAAAGCAAGGGATCGATCATATGCAAGGCATGATGAGCACGATGTCTGTCAGTATGATAATTGGCCTGATCGGAGGGTTGATCTTCGGCGATGTTTACAAGGGAGACCTTTATGTATCCACTATGTGGGGAATGCTGGCAGGTGGATTGTCTGGTTTTTTGCTAGGCGTTCCATTGTCGATCCTGAGTATTGTAGAAGGAATCTTATCTGGCGTCATGGGCGGGATGATGGGCGCGATGCTGGGAGAAATGGTTCCCGGTGAAAAAGTAGAGCCTCTCCTGTTTGTTTTCGTCATGCTCTATACCGTATGTATGCTACTCGTATCCAAGCTGATTGATTTCAATAAAAAAGAAACGAAGTGGTCTTCCTTTTTTCATCATCCAGCTACCCCAGCTGTGTTGCTGCTTGCCGTCTTCTTCTGGTTTCAATCGTTACCGTTTCCATCTCCGGCGCTTTATGCGACAGAAATCACCCTCACAGCCGTCGACTTTTCCTATAAACCGAACCAATTTAC
This genomic stretch from Brevibacillus brevis harbors:
- a CDS encoding bifunctional diguanylate cyclase/phosphodiesterase, coding for MDHQIHGTYDSFLVILSYLIAVAASFSALNLAARVSKSKGKHQLLWLIFGATTMGLGIWSMHFVGMLALTLPIKVLYDMEYVVLSVILAIFVSSIALFTVTKSNLHARQLGIAGILMAAGISGMHYVGMAAMIIEITYDMWIVILSIIIAATASAAALWLLFYFRRDQAKYAYLYKLGSSLIMGAAIAGMHYTGMVAAHFYVTELPTTEVETQIEPETLAYIIVLATFLLIGITLFGLFINKRLSQKDTVIQESESWYRSLYKNNEYGIISLDTGGCIIKMNPAVTKIGGLREEEFINQHVSKIGMHIVEEKRDITKDSFAQSFQPNRNNFETTIFHPNGNRVELSVLNVPVEIEGEVVGNHIIVKDITEENRVKEKIRYLAYHDELTDLPNRRKFNQVLHQSIEKSSQDLSSFAIMVIDIDRFKMINDSLGHSYGDIFLQGVSDRIAKSAEGYHATIARMGGDEFTILCETGADRREAASLADKIIEALKQPFSLKDSEFYISASIGTAIFPDHGTDAVALLKKADTAMYEVKKQGKNGHLFYTPEFDVQLLENIEIERDLRKAIERKELVVYYQPQFHSESNRMIGVEALVRWNHPTKGMLSPGVFIPIAEETGLIYEIGTWVLREACRQMKQWHDGGGPLIPVSVNLSSHQFHQRNLVQYIKNILEETKLAPHFLELEITESMMMDPAVSISILQELNKIGTRISLDDFGTGYSSLSYLKKFPIHKLKIDRSFITDLSRNENDKAIVATIISMAKHLKLDVIAEGIETKDQLDILTENHCKEIQGYYYSRPLSANEVEQVFFVPIRTHLSQEA
- a CDS encoding nitrite reductase, with amino-acid sequence MKRVQFAVSPEIRVGGSVFTPADMMAIGQIVGEDAQLELSIFQQLIVEMNEEKAEAAKNALRDKGLCVYETGSVVKNLSVCSFCKGAEIEGLMAARNLNDTIAGMTVPFTMRVGYTGCPNACGEPLVKDIGIVKRKETFEIYVGGQSKTMEARTAQLLIEQVKEEQLSTIVQSIIALYQTQGKKREKFFKFVERFGLENVRKELGLSS
- the copZ gene encoding copper chaperone CopZ, producing the protein MNVTLNVQGMSCNHCVISIEGALQKLEGVSKATVSLADNQVSVTFDESVVSLENVKETIEDQGYDVV
- a CDS encoding cupredoxin domain-containing protein codes for the protein MYQVLIYVSLAYACFTWFIWRRKQGIDHMQGMMSTMSVSMIIGLIGGLIFGDVYKGDLYVSTMWGMLAGGLSGFLLGVPLSILSIVEGILSGVMGGMMGAMLGEMVPGEKVEPLLFVFVMLYTVCMLLVSKLIDFNKKETKWSSFFHHPATPAVLLLAVFFWFQSLPFPSPALYATEITLTAVDFSYKPNQFTVKKDTEIKVVFQNDGNVEHDIKVASHGKIVTISESSSEHQHGGMVEGVVHLHAKPGESVETVWKALEEGNYEFYCTIPGHKESGMIGSLQVTG
- a CDS encoding metal-sensitive transcriptional regulator, with protein sequence MSNAELNIVQSCHTSDRNSHHSEKTKQNLQARLNRIEGQIRGIKGMVEKDAYCDDVLNQIAAVQSALNSVGRILLEGHMKSCVIERIQEGDSAVIDELLTTMNKLMK
- a CDS encoding IS1182 family transposase (programmed frameshift), producing MHYEFVCLDELVPEDHLLRVIQKHIDFSFIREKVRQYYCEDNGRPSIDPIVLFKMIFIGYLYGIRSERQLEKEIQTNIAYRWFLGLSLTDRVPDHTTISWNRRTRFKNTNVFQEIFDEIVRLAIQHRMVAGRVLISDSTHLKANANKRKFKKHVIEKTSRAYLKDLEAAINEDREVHGKKGLKPREGVKEEKEIKVSTTDPESGYMVRDSKPEGFFYLDHRTVDHKYNIITDVHVTAGNVHDSVPYIDRLNLQIEKFGFKDTIEAIALDAGYLTTPICKALHDINVFAVIGHRAFTPVKGLFAKWRFKYALESDVYICPQKHKLTYSTTDRNGYRMYKSNKEICKTCPRLTECTRSKNHQKVISRHVWEESKEWVRQNRLSKSGKYLYRLRYQTIERSFADAKELHGLRYCRLRGRENVQEQVLMTATVQNIKKIALHLAKAS